The proteins below are encoded in one region of Pseudophryne corroboree isolate aPseCor3 chromosome 8, aPseCor3.hap2, whole genome shotgun sequence:
- the LOC134949897 gene encoding homeobox protein Nkx-2.4-like: protein MEDLKAFSLDSCLEGYGPLVQMSHQPCLQPPMGSTGFSMTHCLPQNPIRTCCPGGYTNPGELPTYQDNIGGADCHIIHQFLFSVSRIITPGFNVSTSGCLGYIGDGTKTSLYFQHTSKRKRRVLFSQAQVYELEKRFEQQKYLTAPEREQLAKNIHLTPNQVKIWFQNHRYKMKRQAKNREDLGEEDSKPYSVESDEVKVACRSPCTSLEDYGDMKLEYKGSIQDQQLHGHGLLLAQDFLSSASDLHEFDKSARNMVFKPW from the exons ATGGAGGATCTGAAAGCGTTCTCTTTGGACTCTTGCCTAGAAGGATATGGTCCTCTGGTACAGATGTCTCACCAGCCATGCCTTCAGCCACCTATGGGGTCAACTGGATTCTCCATGACCCATTGTCTCCCTCAAAACCCAATCAGAACTTGTTGTCCTGGAGGTTACACCAATCCTGGGGAGCTGCCAACTTACCAGGACAACATCGGGGGTGCAGACTG TCATATAATCCATCAATTCCTTTTTTCAGTCTCTAGAATAATTACACCTGGATTTAATGTGTCGACTTCTGGCTGCCTTGGATATATCGGAGATGGGACAAAAACGTCCTTGTACTTTCAACATACATCTAAAAGAAAAAGGAGGGTCCTTTTCTCCCAGGCCCAGGTGTACGAGCTAGAGAAGAGATTCGAGCAACAGAAGTATCTCACGGCCCCTGAGCGAGAGCAGCTGGCTAAGAATATCCACCTTACACCTAACCAGGTCAAGATCTGGTTCCAGAATCATCGCTACAAAATGAAAAGGCAGGCCAAGAACAGGGAGGATCTGGGCGAAGAAGATTCTAAACCCTACAGTGTGGAGTCTGATGAGGTCAAGGTGGCATGTCGAAGCCCGTGCACTTCCCTAGAGGATTATGGTGACATGAAGCTGGAATACAAGGGTTCCATACAAGACCAGCAACTTCATGGCCATGGTCTGCTGTTAGCACAAGACTTCCTCAGTTCTGCTTCAGATCTCCATGAATTTGACAAATCTGCGCGAAATATGGTCTTCAAACCTTGGTGA